A segment of the Longimicrobiales bacterium genome:
GCCAAATTTCTTCCAGCGCGGCATCGAATCGGCTCGTATGCCCGTTGTTATGCCAAGCAGGAACCGACTCATCTGCGCCTAGATCTTGGGCATTAATTGAACCCTGCTGGCTCTCTTGCTTCCACATATACAACGCGGCGTTGCTGGATATAAGGGCACTCATTAAAGCCGGATTGTCGACGACGCCATCTTCATCATTGTCTAGGTACTGAGCCATAATATTAGCGGCGTGCAGTAGCTTCACGTCCTCTACATTAGCGTACGCATAGATGGGCACTCCAAGAACATCAACCTTTCGATTAGTAGACGTGAAACCCGCATCGGAATGGGCGACAATAGTGAAGTTGGGGTCGTTTCCTGGGTCTGTCGGCCCGGTAGCATCCTCGCCGCATGAGACGAGCAGGAACAAAGGAACGAGCGGAATGGTCAGCGCGAACAGCAAGTCTTTCTTCATGCCTAATTCTGCCCACACACCACTCATACCCGCAACTTCGAATGAGTGAAACAGTGCTTGATAGCGAGGTGCGGCTATATGCCACAGAGTGCCCGGGGCCTAATCGCCGCTTCTCAGCTGGCGTGCCACATCCTCAACATTAGGACCTGCCTCAGCATGCCCGAAAGCTATCGAGTAACCTGACCGCCCGCTCGAGGGAGCGGGGATCTGTCCACATGACCAAGCCATGCAACAACCCCGCAGGAGGCTCCGTGCTTTAGGGCACGACGGTTATCAACAGCACTCGAGGGTGAGAGAGCTAGGGTCCCGTTTGGACTGAACGATGTAGCTGGACTTCAAGCCTCACCGGGTCGACATGGCACTCGTCAGCAGTCACCTCAATATCGTTCTGAGTCCACGTAACATACCCGTCCGCCACAATCGTCAGCTCGTAAAGTCCTGCTCGCTCTCCCGCTCCGAAGAGAACGTTACCCCCGACCTCCATCTCTTCACGATACGACCCTTCCACGAGGACGCCGGAAAGTCCCTCCGTTGCCTGGGCACCATCCGCCGCATCCGTGACGGTAGCCATGACCCCGTAACGGAACTCCCTTGTGCAGATTACCGCTTGGGGCTCCGTCAATCCGCACGCCGTGCCCAAGAGGGCTAGGAGCAGCGCGGCCGCACCCGCGACAAGATATCTTGGCATATCCCGGTGTACGGGTCGGGCGCTTCGATGTTCCCCCGGCCGTGCCCCCTGCGAGACCGTGTCGCGCGATACGTGTAGACGGACGGGAAACGGACAGAGCTGTATGTAACCGTCAAGGGCGACGAGAGGAGGACGAAACTCTCTCTACGTCACTGGATGATGGTACCTATTTTTTCAGGAAACGCCGACCCCACCCTTATGGAGCACCACACTCCACCGCCGGCACTCTAGCCACCCCAGTCACTCTCGGCTCTCGGGCACCAGCATCCACCAAGAATGGAACGACCGTCATCATGGGTTGATCCATGCGGACAAGAACGCCTGAGCCGTCCGTCTCGGTCTGGAGTTCCAAGAGCGTGATCTGTGACTGGAGCGTAGTCACCTGTTCTGTGCTGAGCGCATAGGCGCACGGAGGGGGATCGAGTATCTGGTCCGGGGTCGGGGCGTTGTCATCCGCTCCAAACAGGTAGAACGGTTCAGAGCGCTCCCGACCGGTGGCTTCCTTGGCCCCCGGCGCAGCTGTGACCGCGGTGACGATCTCGCTCGATCGGTTCCAGAAGAACTTTAGGACCGAGTTCATCGTCTCCTGATGGGCAGCCGCGCGCAGCGGCGCTCCCAGCTGGCTCGATGATTCGACGAGAAGCCCGAGGGCATGACGAAGCCCGACGGTATTGCGCAGCATCCTTTCGTCTTCGCCGCCCGCCCCGCCTGGGCCCGCGCCGTATAACTCGACACTATAACCGGCTAGGGGAAGCTGATCGAAGAGGTGGTCCTCAACCAGGGCTCGCGAAAGGTCCCGGACCGGCCCGTAAACGTTGAGATTCCGAGGCCAGAGCAGCTGCAGGTCGGGCGTTGTGGCCCCTCGCTCGTGAGCGTCCACCACAAGATCCGGTCGGAAGTCCCGAATGACCTGCGCAATGGTCCGGGCCTCGGGTGAGACGAGGGCGAGATGG
Coding sequences within it:
- a CDS encoding M14 family zinc carboxypeptidase, coding for MTSRPDDAEVRACPCPSGSLSRRRTEWSAETGPRSRRSSLLAIGLLPILGACSDQGLGPPEEVSPTVTGFEERSGLEFTTHSEELAFLAAVDAESDRVRITEVGTSVRGRPIHLVRLGYPEPAPDDQIAAGPSLLVVGAQHGNEPAGREAALQFLRDLALDEASLLPDALSTATVLVIPTANPDGRVANTRRNADNVDINRDHLALVSPEARTIAQVIRDFRPDLVVDAHERGATTPDLQLLWPRNLNVYGPVRDLSRALVEDHLFDQLPLAGYSVELYGAGPGGAGGEDERMLRNTVGLRHALGLLVESSSQLGAPLRAAAHQETMNSVLKFFWNRSSEIVTAVTAAPGAKEATGRERSEPFYLFGADDNAPTPDQILDPPPCAYALSTEQVTTLQSQITLLELQTETDGSGVLVRMDQPMMTVVPFLVDAGAREPRVTGVARVPAVECGAP